Proteins encoded together in one Balearica regulorum gibbericeps isolate bBalReg1 chromosome 3, bBalReg1.pri, whole genome shotgun sequence window:
- the BAG2 gene encoding BAG family molecular chaperone regulator 2, giving the protein MAQAKISAKASEGAQQQQQQSGGQLRGRFYRSTSMADRSSRLLENLDQLELRVEAFRDAASAMEQEKETLLEMIHNIQNSQDMRHISEGEREELNLTANRLMGRTLTVEVSVETIRNAQQQESLLHATKMIDEIVNKLLDDLEDSKIRLMSLYGACTSDVPAGPIDQKFQSVVIGCAIEDQKKIKRRLETLLRNLENSEKSITLLEHQKSSVRQSCNSKQD; this is encoded by the exons ATGGCCCAGGCCAAGATCAGCGCCAAGGCCAGCGAGGgggcgcagcagcagcagcagcagtccgGCGGGCAGCTCCGAGGTCGCTTCTACCGTTCCACCTCCATGGCGGACCGCTCCAGCCGCCTGCTCGAGAACCTGGACCAGCTGGAGCTCAG GGTAGAGGCTTTCCGTGACGCAGCATCTGCTAtggaacaggagaaagaaacccTGCTCGAAATGATCCACAACATACAGAACAGCCAGGACATGAGGCACATCAGCGAAG GTGAGAGAGAAGAACTTAATTTGACTGCTAATCGTCTGATGGGCCGAACCCTCACTGTGGAGGTTTCTGTAGAAACCATCCGAAACGCCCAGCAGCAGGAATCCCTACTGCATGCCACAAAGATGATTGATGAAATTGTCAATAAACTTCTAGATGATTTGGAAGACTCCAAAATCCGCTTAATGTCACTTTATGGTGCGTGCACATCTGACGTGCCAGCAGGACCCATCGATCAGAAATTTCAGTCTGTGGTAATTGGATGTGCCATTGAGgatcagaagaaaatcaaaaggCGGCTAGAGACTCTGCTCAGAAACttagaaaattctgaaaagtcAATCACATTGTTGGAGCACCAGAAATCATCCGTTCGACAGTCTTGCAACAGCAAACAGGATTAA
- the RAB23 gene encoding ras-related protein Rab-23, which translates to MLEEDMEVAIKVVVVGNGAVGKSSMIQRYCKGIFTKDYKKTIGVDFLERQIQVNDEDVRLMLWDTAGQEEFDAITKAYYRGAQACVLVFSTTDRESFKAIPTWKEKVVTEVGDIPTVLVQNKIDLLDDSCIKNEEAEALAKKLKLRFYRASVKEDLNVTEVFKYLADKYLQRLKQQTAEDPELVHTSSNKIGVFNTAGGSHSSQNSSTLNGGDVINLRPNKQRTKKNRSPFSNCSIP; encoded by the exons ATGTTGGAAGAAGATATGGAGGTGGCCATCAAGGTGGTGGTAGTAGgaaatggagctgttggaaagTCCAGTATGATTCAGCGATATTGCAAGGGGATTTTTACAAAAGACTACAAGAAAACTATTGGTGTAGATTTCCTGGAAAGACAAATCCA AGTTAATGATGAAGATGTCAGGCTAATGTTGTGGGACACTGCGGGACAAGAAGAATTTGATGCAATAACTAAGGCCTACTATAGAG GAGCCCAGGCTTGTGTTCTTGTGTTTTCTACAACTGACAGAGAGTCTTTCAAAGCAATCCCTACCTGGAAGGAAAAAGTTGTGACTGAAGTTGGAGACATTCCCACAGTTCTTGTCCAGAATAAGATTGATCTTCTTGATGACTCTTGTATAAAGAA CGAAGAGGCAGAAGCACTGgcaaaaaagctaaaattaagGTTCTACCGAGCGTCTGTGAAGGAAGACCTAAACGTAACCGAAG TTTTTAAGTATTTGGCTGATAAATATCTTCAAAGGCTCAAGCAACAAACAGCTGAAGATCCAGAACTAGTACATACAAGCAGTAACAAGATTG GTGTTTTTAATACAGCTGGTGGAAGTCACTCCAGCCAGAATTCTAGCACTCTTAATGGTGGAGATGTCATCAACCTTAGACCAAACAAACAGAGgaccaagaaaaacagaagtcctTTTAGCAACTGCAGCATACCTTAG